Within the Fusobacterium sp. DD2 genome, the region GATATTGGTGGACCTGGACTTATGTTTATATACCTTGTAAATGTATTTAATAGCATGCCTGGAGGACGTATAGTTGGGATAGTATTCTACCTGTGTGTACTCTTTGCTGGAGTCTCTTCACTTATTAACTTATATGAAACTTCAGTTGCAACTTTACAGGAGCAGTTTAAAATGAGCAGAGGAGCATCAGTTGGAGTAATAGGAGTAGCAGGAGTTATTGTAGCTATTCTAATTCAGGGAATAATTGAACCTTGGATGGATGCTGTATCAATTTATGCATGTCCATTAGGAGCAGCACTTGCAGGAATATTCTTCTACTGGGTAGGAGGAAAGAAATATGCAGAGGATGCAGTTAATGCTGGAGCTAAAAAACCAGTTGGAAATTGGTTTGTACCTCTTGGAAAATATCTCTATGTACCTCTTGCAATAGTAGCTTTAATTGCTGGAGCAGTCTTAAATGGCATAGGATAGAAAGTGTGTAAAAAATTTGTAAAAAAGTGTTGAATTTCACTTTCTCAAGGTATATGATATTAATAGAGCATATGTAGTTTTCAAAATACATATCTATCAAATATAAAGGAGGAAATTTATGAAAAAGATATTGTTTGGATTGTTTGCATTATCAATGACTGCTATGGCGGCTGAAGGAACTCATGTATATTTGAAAGCTGGATTGGATCCATATGGTAGATTTAAGGAAGTAAAAGGTCATCAAGATGATAAGTTAAACAAATCAGACCGTAAGGATATAGGTTATGAATTTTCTGTTGAAGCTACTCAATCAGTACTACCTGAAGTAGAAGTAGGACTTGGTTTAGGATATCAGGACCATGGAAGAGCAAAAGCAGCGAAAGATGAGGATGGAGAAGCTCCTTTGATGCCTAGATTTAAATCAGTTCCTCTATATGCTACTGCTAAATACAATCTTCCAATAGAATCAGAATTTCATCCATATTTAAAAGCTGATTTAGGATACTCATTTAATATGAAATCTTCTAAAACTTATAAAGATGATGAGGGAGAAGAAAAATTATCTTATAAAAATGGAATGTATTGGGGATTAGGAGCTGGAGTAGAGTATGAAAACTTCGTAGCTGACTTAATGTATAAGATGAACTACGGAAAAGTTAAATATGAAGCAAG harbors:
- a CDS encoding outer membrane beta-barrel protein, which translates into the protein MKKILFGLFALSMTAMAAEGTHVYLKAGLDPYGRFKEVKGHQDDKLNKSDRKDIGYEFSVEATQSVLPEVEVGLGLGYQDHGRAKAAKDEDGEAPLMPRFKSVPLYATAKYNLPIESEFHPYLKADLGYSFNMKSSKTYKDDEGEEKLSYKNGMYWGLGAGVEYENFVADLMYKMNYGKVKYEARDEDGYDSASPKINYGRVTLSVGYRFDF